The Streptococcus mitis genome has a segment encoding these proteins:
- a CDS encoding AI-2E family transporter, with translation MEQKEKHFSLSWFFKWFLDNKAITVFLVTLLLGLNLFILSKISFLFSPVLDFLAVVMLPVILSGLLYYLLNPIVDWMEKHKINRVIAISIVFVIIALFIIWGLAVAIPNLQRQVLTFARNVPIYLEDADRVIDDLVTKRLPDDFRPQLEQVLTNFSSQATVWASKVSSQAVNWVSAFISGASQVIVALIIVPFMLFYLLRDGKGLRHYLTQFMPTKLKEPVGQVLSDVNQQLSNYVRGQVTVAIIVAVMFIIFFKIIGLRYAVTLGITAGILNLVPYLGSFLAMLPALVLGLIAGPVMLLKVVIVFIVEQTIEGRFVSPLILGSQLNIHPINVLFVLLTSGSMFGIWGVLLGIPVYASAKVVISAIFEWYKVVSGLYELEGEEDKSEQ, from the coding sequence ATGGAGCAAAAAGAGAAACATTTTAGCCTATCTTGGTTTTTCAAGTGGTTTTTGGATAACAAGGCAATTACGGTATTTTTGGTAACCTTATTATTAGGACTGAATCTTTTTATTTTAAGTAAGATTAGTTTTCTATTTTCACCTGTTTTAGACTTTTTGGCAGTCGTGATGTTGCCAGTCATTCTATCTGGTTTACTATACTATTTATTAAATCCTATAGTTGATTGGATGGAGAAACACAAAATCAATCGTGTTATAGCGATTAGTATTGTCTTTGTCATCATCGCTCTCTTTATCATTTGGGGCTTGGCAGTAGCTATTCCAAATCTGCAACGTCAAGTTTTAACATTTGCAAGAAATGTACCAATCTACCTTGAAGATGCTGATCGAGTTATTGATGATTTGGTAACTAAGCGTTTACCAGATGATTTCAGACCTCAGTTAGAACAAGTTTTGACAAACTTCTCAAGTCAGGCTACAGTTTGGGCAAGTAAAGTTTCTTCTCAGGCAGTCAACTGGGTGAGCGCCTTTATTAGCGGGGCTTCTCAAGTGATTGTTGCCTTGATTATCGTTCCGTTCATGCTCTTTTATCTTTTGCGTGATGGGAAAGGCCTACGTCACTATTTGACCCAATTCATGCCAACGAAATTGAAAGAACCTGTTGGACAAGTTTTATCAGATGTGAATCAGCAGTTGTCTAATTATGTTAGAGGACAAGTAACAGTGGCTATTATTGTAGCAGTAATGTTTATCATCTTCTTCAAGATTATTGGTCTACGCTATGCGGTTACACTGGGGATTACTGCTGGTATTCTAAATCTGGTTCCTTATTTGGGTAGTTTCCTAGCCATGCTTCCTGCCCTAGTATTGGGCTTGATTGCTGGGCCAGTTATGCTTTTAAAAGTAGTGATTGTCTTTATCGTAGAACAAACTATTGAAGGTCGTTTTGTCTCTCCATTGATTTTGGGAAGTCAATTAAACATCCATCCCATTAATGTTCTCTTTGTTTTGTTAACTTCAGGATCCATGTTTGGTATCTGGGGAGTCTTGCTCGGTATTCCGGTTTATGCTTCTGCTAAAGTTGTCATTTCAGCCATTTTTGAATGGTATAAGGTAGTCAGTGGCCTATATGAACTAGAGGGAGAGGAAGATAAGAGTGAACAATAG
- the atpD gene encoding F0F1 ATP synthase subunit beta, which produces MSSGKIAQVIGPVVDVLFAAGEKLPEINNALVVYKNDERKTKIVLEVALELGDGMVRTIAMESTDGLTRGMEVLDTGRPISVPVGKETLGRVFNVLGDTIDLEAPFTEDAERQPIHKKAPTFDELSTSSEILETGIKVIDLLAPYLKGGKVGLFGGAGVGKTVLIQELIHNIAQEHGGISVFTGVGERTREGNDLYWEMKESGVIEKTAMVFGQMNEPPGARMRVALTGLTIAEYFRDVEGQDVLLFIDNIFRFTQAGSEVSALLGRMPSAVGYQPTLATEMGQLQERITSTKKGSVTSIQAIYVPADDYTDPAPATAFAHLDSTTNLERKLVQLGIYPAVDPLASSSRALAPEIVGEEHYAVAAEVKRVLQRYHELQDIIAILGMDELSDEEKTLVARARRIQFFLSQNFNVAEQFTGQPGSYVPVAETVRGFKEILDGKHDHLPEDAFRGVGSIEDVIAKAEKMGF; this is translated from the coding sequence ATGAGTTCAGGTAAAATTGCTCAGGTTATCGGACCCGTTGTAGACGTCTTGTTTGCAGCAGGGGAAAAACTTCCTGAGATTAACAATGCACTTGTCGTCTACAAAAATGACGAAAGAAAAACAAAAATCGTCCTTGAAGTAGCCTTGGAGTTGGGAGATGGTATGGTTCGTACTATCGCCATGGAATCAACAGATGGTTTGACTCGTGGAATGGAAGTATTGGACACAGGTCGTCCAATCTCTGTACCAGTAGGTAAAGAAACTTTGGGACGTGTCTTCAATGTTTTGGGAGATACCATTGACTTGGAAGCTCCTTTTACAGAAGATGCAGAGCGTCAGCCAATTCATAAAAAAGCTCCAACTTTTGATGAGTTGTCTACCTCTTCTGAAATCCTTGAAACAGGGATTAAGGTTATCGACCTTCTTGCCCCTTACCTTAAAGGTGGTAAAGTTGGACTTTTCGGTGGTGCCGGAGTTGGTAAAACCGTCTTAATCCAAGAATTGATTCACAACATTGCCCAAGAACACGGTGGTATTTCAGTATTTACTGGTGTTGGGGAACGTACTCGTGAGGGGAACGACCTTTACTGGGAAATGAAAGAATCAGGTGTTATCGAGAAAACAGCCATGGTATTTGGTCAGATGAATGAGCCACCAGGAGCACGTATGCGTGTTGCCCTTACTGGTTTGACAATCGCCGAATACTTCCGTGATGTAGAAGGCCAAGACGTGCTTCTCTTTATCGATAATATCTTCCGTTTCACTCAGGCTGGTTCAGAAGTATCTGCTCTTTTGGGTCGTATGCCGTCAGCCGTTGGTTACCAACCAACACTTGCTACGGAAATGGGTCAATTGCAAGAGCGTATTACATCAACTAAAAAGGGTTCTGTAACCTCTATCCAGGCTATCTATGTGCCAGCGGATGACTATACTGACCCAGCGCCAGCAACAGCCTTCGCTCACTTGGACTCAACAACTAACTTGGAACGTAAGTTGGTACAATTGGGTATCTACCCAGCCGTTGACCCACTTGCTTCAAGCTCACGTGCCTTGGCACCTGAGATTGTTGGAGAAGAGCACTATGCAGTTGCTGCTGAAGTAAAACGTGTTCTTCAACGTTACCATGAATTGCAAGATATCATTGCTATCCTTGGTATGGATGAGCTTTCTGATGAAGAAAAGACCTTGGTTGCTCGTGCCCGTCGTATCCAGTTCTTCTTGTCACAAAACTTCAACGTTGCGGAACAATTCACTGGTCAGCCTGGTTCTTATGTTCCAGTTGCTGAAACTGTTCGTGGCTTTAAGGAAATCCTTGATGGTAAACACGACCACTTGCCAGAAGATGCCTTCCGTGGTGTAGGTTCTATCGAAGATGTGATTGCAAAAGCTGAAAAAATGGGATTTTAA
- a CDS encoding lactonase family protein — MKETVYFGTYTRRTSQGIYKADFDTETGQLSNLELFAAEPSPTYLAFDQHQHLYTVGSQDDKGGIAAYQTNGTLLNHVVEEGAPHCYVAVDEERDLIYAANYHKGQVLVYKRQEGGRLLLSDVDQHSGQGPHENQASPHVHFTDLTPDHYLVTCDLGTDQVITYDLDQEGKLSKLYTYHSQSGAGSRHIIFHNHYKIAYLICELNSTIEVLIYDGVGEFERMQVISTLPDGYKGFNGTAAIRLSKDGKYLYASNRGHDSIAAYTILADGSLELLEIVPTHGQTPRDFDLTPDQEFVIAVHQDSDNATVFKRNPETGRLAELSNDFHVPEAVCISFAP; from the coding sequence ATGAAAGAAACTGTTTATTTTGGAACTTACACACGTCGGACTTCCCAAGGGATTTACAAGGCAGACTTTGATACAGAAACTGGGCAGCTTTCAAATCTAGAACTTTTTGCAGCTGAACCAAGTCCAACCTACCTTGCCTTTGACCAGCACCAACATTTATACACTGTTGGTAGTCAAGATGATAAGGGGGGAATTGCAGCCTATCAAACTAATGGTACCTTATTGAATCATGTCGTTGAAGAGGGAGCCCCCCACTGTTATGTTGCCGTTGATGAAGAGCGTGATTTGATTTACGCAGCAAACTACCACAAGGGACAGGTCCTTGTTTATAAACGTCAGGAAGGTGGTCGTCTTCTACTTAGTGATGTTGATCAACACAGTGGCCAAGGTCCACATGAGAATCAAGCTTCTCCCCATGTTCACTTTACAGATTTAACACCTGACCACTATCTAGTGACTTGTGATTTAGGAACTGACCAAGTCATCACCTATGACCTTGATCAAGAAGGGAAATTATCTAAACTCTATACATATCACAGCCAGTCAGGAGCAGGCTCACGTCATATCATTTTCCATAACCACTATAAAATCGCTTATCTGATTTGTGAACTCAATAGCACTATTGAAGTCTTAATCTACGATGGTGTTGGCGAATTTGAACGCATGCAAGTCATTTCAACTCTACCAGACGGTTATAAAGGCTTTAATGGTACTGCTGCTATTCGTCTCTCTAAAGATGGTAAATACCTCTACGCTTCTAACCGTGGTCATGATTCTATCGCAGCATATACAATTCTTGCGGACGGTAGCTTAGAGTTATTAGAAATCGTTCCGACACATGGTCAGACTCCACGTGATTTTGATTTGACCCCGGATCAAGAATTTGTCATTGCTGTCCATCAAGACTCTGACAATGCAACCGTCTTTAAACGCAATCCTGAAACCGGTCGTCTAGCAGAACTTTCTAACGACTTCCATGTACCAGAAGCAGTCTGCATCAGTTTTGCCCCTTAA
- a CDS encoding F0F1 ATP synthase subunit epsilon, whose amino-acid sequence MAQLTVQIVTPDGLVYDHHASYVSVRTLDGEMGILPRHENMIAVLAVDEVKVKRLDDENHVNWIAVNGGVIEVANGVITIVADSAERARDIDVSRAERAKLRAEREIEEAQDKHLIDQERRAKIALQRAINRINVGNRL is encoded by the coding sequence ATGGCTCAGTTAACTGTCCAGATCGTGACACCAGATGGTCTCGTCTATGATCACCATGCCAGCTATGTATCAGTTCGAACTCTGGATGGTGAGATGGGAATCTTGCCACGACATGAAAATATGATTGCAGTTTTAGCAGTTGATGAGGTTAAGGTTAAACGTTTAGATGATGAAAATCACGTGAACTGGATTGCAGTGAACGGAGGCGTTATCGAAGTTGCTAATGGTGTTATCACAATCGTTGCTGACTCTGCAGAACGTGCTCGTGATATCGACGTTAGTCGCGCAGAACGTGCCAAACTTCGAGCAGAGCGTGAAATTGAAGAAGCACAAGACAAACACTTGATTGACCAAGAACGTCGTGCGAAGATTGCACTGCAACGCGCCATTAACCGTATTAATGTCGGAAATAGACTATAA